A window from Schistosoma haematobium chromosome 1, whole genome shotgun sequence encodes these proteins:
- a CDS encoding hypothetical protein (EggNog:ENOG410V8IG~COG:L): MMEPAMEKLDIHSTPEAFEDYLERFEIRSMTKEDDEDVNIVAHFLTFIGREAYSLLKSLAYPEKPISLPYATLKELLLSHVKCTSFECRERAKFHKMIRRNDQKAREFILELQKQAAKCNFGDQLHVQLRDRLIAGINIRSLVRELLKMPNCSFQDARTVCNNYEAVNELDIQSMKMSVTLLSRHDELQSQGQSNLRSFNSDSYSRVNTKGVSTRNYKANHKGEMKFGKCLSCGSPLNALIRPRVGRVRSPSRNTLTWPRVYSLCQGSPTHCLLVAGVLFTKMRGRKANVRRFNRIPNQWCTWAPVS, encoded by the coding sequence atgatggaacctgcaatggaaaagttggatattcattcaactcctgaagcttttgaggattatttggaaaggttcgaaattcggagcatgaccaaagaagatgatgaggatgttaatattgtggcacacttcctcacattcattgggagagaagcgtacagcttattaaaatctttagcatatccagaaaaacctatctcactcccttatgcaactcttaaagagctattattaagtcatgtaaaatgcaccagttttgaatgccgtgaaagagcgaagtttcataagatgattcgtcgaaatgaccaaaaggctcgggaattcatccttgaattacagaaacaagctgccaagtgtaatttcggtgatcaacttcatgtgcaactgagagatcgattaattgcaggaattaacatacggAGTTTGGtaagagagctgttaaaaatgccaaactgttcctttcaagatgctaggacTGTGTGTAAtaactacgaagcagtgaatgaacttgatatccagtcgatgaagatgtCTGTTACTTTActtagtcgtcatgatgaactacaatctcagggtcaatcaaatttgcgttcatttaacagtgattcctattctcgtgtaaatacgaaaggtgtttcaacgaggaattacaaagcaaatcacaaaggtgagatgaagtttggtaaatgtttatcatgtggaagccccctgaatgccctgatacggccgagagtggggagagtccgctctccctctcgaaatactctcacatggccacgcgtatacagcctctgccaggggagtcctactcattgccttctcgtggcgggggtgttgtttacgaaaatgagaggacgaaaagcgaatgtccggcgctttaaccggattccaaaccaatggtgcacatgggctccggtatcctga